One Succinispira mobilis DSM 6222 genomic window carries:
- a CDS encoding peptidase domain-containing ABC transporter: MWSKDKILSLETSQEQLLFLRAVLIATKFMRIPLDIGKIQQELSLSNTADWSMELLRALKNAGFRAKWKEYSTTKEIDDIPKPFIVKNTSGEIGVVVRTEAKKVVFYNAKTAQPETMGEEEFREKWDGVVFLIKTQLKLDNLKHKFGLTWFLPVFWQFRKYFREVLMASCFIQIFALVSPLFTQVIIDKVLVHKGFSTLNVLAMGLAIIAVFQMILGFLRTHIFTTLTNKVDVILGARLYKHIVSLPLRYFENRRVGETVARVKELENIRQFVSGSSLILIIDTIFGIIFIIAMCWYSLKLSAVALALIPFMIMLNMIITPIYRQKLDEKFAAGALNQSFLVESITGMTTVKTLALEQQFMNKWENLLGSYVKKSFNVYNVANIANNIGGFFQQISVLLILWVGAHLVISNELSVGQLVAFQMLAGQVNGPILRLVGVWQQFQQTRVSIERIGDIMNTPIEKQSSGEQVEISAGEICLEKISFKYQFDGLAVLQDINLKISAGTMVGIVGPSGSGKSTLVKIIQRLYEPDNGRVLVEGVDINNYSPSEYRKKIGTVLQDNLLFQGTIAENIAVSKPYASMEEIIQVAKLSGAHDFIIQMPQGYETVICERGDSLSGGQRQKIAISRALMGNPKILIFDEATSALDALSEREVMKQIEKLRQGHTLLIITHRLVNVKNCDFIFVMDKGEVCEQGKHQELLNLRGIYHQMYQQQEGGANDVEEI; the protein is encoded by the coding sequence ATGTGGTCGAAAGATAAAATCTTGAGTCTAGAAACCAGCCAAGAGCAGCTCTTATTTTTGAGAGCTGTTCTTATTGCTACTAAATTCATGCGTATACCTTTAGATATTGGCAAAATCCAGCAAGAGTTGTCTTTAAGCAACACGGCAGATTGGTCAATGGAATTGTTGCGTGCATTAAAAAATGCTGGTTTTCGGGCAAAATGGAAAGAATACAGCACAACAAAAGAGATAGATGATATCCCTAAACCTTTTATCGTAAAAAACACAAGTGGTGAAATTGGTGTTGTAGTAAGGACAGAGGCTAAGAAGGTAGTCTTTTATAATGCTAAAACAGCACAACCGGAAACCATGGGAGAAGAAGAGTTTCGAGAAAAATGGGATGGGGTAGTATTTTTAATAAAAACACAGTTAAAGTTAGATAACCTAAAACACAAATTTGGTTTAACTTGGTTTTTGCCAGTTTTCTGGCAGTTTCGCAAATATTTTCGTGAAGTGTTAATGGCTTCGTGTTTTATTCAAATTTTTGCATTGGTGAGCCCGCTATTTACACAAGTAATCATTGATAAAGTTTTGGTACACAAAGGGTTTTCGACCTTGAATGTTTTGGCGATGGGTTTGGCAATAATAGCCGTATTTCAAATGATTTTAGGTTTTTTACGAACTCATATTTTCACAACTTTAACAAATAAAGTTGATGTGATTTTGGGGGCGCGTTTATATAAACATATAGTATCCTTGCCCTTGCGGTATTTTGAAAATCGGCGAGTGGGAGAAACAGTAGCCAGAGTCAAGGAACTAGAAAACATTCGTCAGTTTGTCTCAGGCTCTTCGTTGATTTTGATTATTGATACGATTTTTGGCATTATTTTTATAATTGCGATGTGTTGGTATAGTTTAAAACTTAGTGCTGTAGCTTTGGCGCTTATTCCATTTATGATTATGTTAAATATGATAATTACCCCAATTTATCGACAAAAATTAGATGAGAAATTTGCTGCTGGAGCTCTAAATCAATCATTTTTAGTAGAGTCAATAACTGGGATGACTACAGTAAAGACGCTGGCATTGGAACAACAGTTTATGAATAAATGGGAAAATCTGCTGGGAAGCTATGTGAAAAAATCATTTAACGTGTACAATGTGGCCAACATAGCTAACAATATAGGTGGTTTTTTTCAACAAATCTCAGTGCTACTAATATTGTGGGTAGGAGCACATCTAGTTATAAGTAACGAACTATCAGTAGGACAGTTGGTGGCATTTCAAATGTTAGCAGGTCAGGTTAATGGACCAATTTTACGTTTGGTGGGAGTTTGGCAACAATTTCAACAAACACGAGTTTCGATAGAAAGAATTGGCGATATCATGAATACGCCCATAGAAAAACAAAGTAGCGGCGAGCAAGTAGAAATTAGTGCAGGTGAAATTTGTTTAGAAAAAATTTCTTTTAAATATCAATTCGATGGCTTAGCTGTTTTGCAAGATATAAATTTAAAAATTTCTGCTGGTACGATGGTTGGCATTGTAGGGCCGTCTGGTTCAGGGAAAAGCACTTTGGTTAAAATAATTCAAAGGTTATACGAGCCAGATAATGGACGAGTTTTAGTTGAGGGAGTAGATATAAATAACTATAGCCCTAGCGAATATCGTAAAAAAATCGGTACTGTACTACAAGATAATCTTTTGTTTCAGGGTACGATTGCTGAAAATATTGCAGTAAGCAAACCATATGCCAGTATGGAGGAAATTATACAGGTTGCTAAATTATCAGGGGCACATGATTTCATTATACAAATGCCCCAAGGTTATGAAACAGTAATTTGTGAACGAGGTGATTCCCTCTCTGGGGGGCAACGACAAAAAATAGCTATTAGTAGAGCTTTAATGGGTAATCCGAAAATATTGATTTTTGACGAAGCCACTAGTGCCTTAGATGCTTTGTCAGAAAGAGAAGTTATGAAGCAGATTGAAAAATTACGTCAAGGGCATACTTTGCTGATAATTACGCATCGCTTGGTTAATGTGAAAAATTGCGATTTTATTTTTGTGATGGATAAGGGCGAAGTTTGTGAACAAGGAAAGCATCAAGAACTACTAAATTTAAGGGGCATATATCATCAGATGTACCAACAACAAGAAGGGGGTGCAAATGATGTGGAAGAAATTTGA
- a CDS encoding HlyD family type I secretion periplasmic adaptor subunit, translated as MMWKKFEKFIQSLETDDKEFLPVAIEVLEKPPSPMGRLLIWFVLLLLIVALAWAFLGNIDEVAVAQGKIIPKGYTKVIQAEDKGIVKNINVKNGQKVKSGEILLELDPTVTETDLNSVRKEIAYYRLNIERINAELTSKPFNITDKKGFDAKDLSAQLSLYQSRQAEKNSRLELLDAQIRQSSNEAQVIAADLQKNIELLKIAQEREQMVEKLHQQDAVAYFTVLGYRSSRVEIEQNMRAANANYEKATAAILATKVSRQSYLAEHTRELQEQLALYRKELMRLEETERKAAQKNRLIQIISPVAGIVHSLNIHTIGAVVTEAQAILMIVPEETEFEVEAWLENKDIGFVKMGQEVEIKVESYSFQKFGVLKGLVKEIGADSIEDPNKGRLYKIIVSLEDNKLSRAEQELKIGPGMNVTAEIKTRQKRVIDFFLEPIQKYKSEALRER; from the coding sequence ATGATGTGGAAGAAATTTGAAAAATTTATACAAAGTTTAGAAACTGATGACAAAGAGTTTTTGCCAGTAGCGATAGAAGTTTTGGAAAAACCACCTTCACCAATGGGACGCTTGTTGATATGGTTTGTTTTATTGTTGCTAATAGTTGCTTTAGCTTGGGCTTTTTTGGGAAATATTGACGAAGTTGCAGTGGCTCAAGGTAAAATAATTCCTAAAGGTTATACAAAGGTTATTCAAGCTGAAGATAAAGGTATTGTAAAGAATATTAATGTTAAAAACGGGCAAAAAGTAAAAAGTGGGGAAATTCTCTTAGAACTGGACCCAACGGTTACGGAAACAGATTTAAATAGTGTGCGGAAAGAAATTGCCTATTACCGCTTAAATATCGAAAGAATAAATGCAGAGTTAACTAGTAAACCATTTAATATTACAGATAAAAAAGGTTTTGATGCTAAAGATTTGTCAGCACAACTAAGTTTGTATCAGAGTAGACAAGCAGAGAAAAATTCACGTCTAGAACTTTTAGATGCGCAAATACGACAAAGTAGCAATGAGGCACAGGTCATAGCGGCAGATCTGCAAAAAAACATTGAATTGTTAAAAATTGCCCAAGAACGAGAGCAAATGGTGGAAAAACTACATCAACAAGATGCGGTGGCCTATTTTACCGTTTTGGGTTATCGTTCTAGTCGGGTAGAAATAGAACAAAATATGCGTGCGGCAAATGCAAATTACGAAAAGGCAACAGCGGCAATTTTGGCAACAAAAGTTAGTAGACAGAGCTATCTAGCAGAGCATACTAGAGAATTACAAGAGCAATTGGCACTGTATCGGAAAGAGTTAATGCGCTTAGAAGAGACGGAGCGAAAAGCTGCTCAAAAAAATCGATTAATACAAATAATTTCGCCAGTTGCTGGTATTGTGCACAGTCTCAATATTCATACAATCGGCGCAGTTGTGACAGAAGCCCAGGCTATCTTGATGATTGTTCCGGAAGAAACTGAATTTGAGGTAGAAGCATGGTTAGAAAACAAAGATATCGGCTTTGTGAAGATGGGTCAAGAAGTGGAAATAAAAGTCGAATCTTATAGTTTTCAAAAATTTGGGGTTTTAAAGGGATTAGTAAAGGAAATTGGTGCAGATTCCATTGAAGACCCAAATAAAGGAAGATTATACAAAATAATTGTTAGTTTAGAAGATAATAAACTATCTCGCGCAGAGCAAGAACTTAAAATAGGACCGGGTATGAATGTTACTGCTGAAATTAAAACGAGACAGAAACGAGTGATTGATTTCTTTTTAGAACCCATACAAAAATATAAAAGTGAAGCTTTGCGGGAACGTTAA
- a CDS encoding winged helix-turn-helix domain-containing protein, which produces MLEHLITSKTRIKLLLKFFANPGNKGYLRELAKEFAESTNAVRVELNRLAQADLLKCEDEGRTKVYSANERHTLFPEISSMVHKFLGIDILAELIESKVIALGQVQLVAIIGDYAQGIDSGLIQVMIFGESLDTELLARFQEKAQELLGKNISVQILPRSEIKNWQANEMLVVWGDKL; this is translated from the coding sequence TTGTTAGAACATTTAATTACTTCGAAAACTAGGATTAAATTATTATTGAAATTCTTTGCTAATCCTGGCAATAAAGGTTATCTGCGCGAATTAGCCAAAGAGTTTGCCGAATCGACTAACGCGGTACGGGTGGAACTTAATCGCCTAGCCCAAGCAGATTTGCTGAAATGCGAGGATGAAGGGCGAACCAAAGTGTATTCGGCTAATGAACGGCATACTTTATTTCCGGAAATTAGCTCAATGGTGCATAAATTTTTGGGGATTGATATATTGGCGGAGCTTATTGAAAGTAAGGTCATAGCTCTTGGTCAGGTACAGCTAGTGGCGATTATTGGTGACTATGCCCAAGGAATAGATAGTGGGCTAATTCAAGTAATGATTTTTGGCGAAAGCCTAGATACAGAATTATTAGCGCGATTCCAAGAAAAAGCACAGGAATTATTAGGGAAAAACATTAGTGTGCAAATTTTGCCACGCAGTGAGATTAAAAACTGGCAAGCAAATGAGATGCTGGTAGTATGGGGAGATAAGTTATGA
- a CDS encoding ABC transporter ATP-binding protein yields MSLIGKILSIFNRREQWQCFGIIVLTLIGAVFEAVGISGILPLVSMLADENFISKYPQAQNLFAQVGLTEPREILLACTFGLMGFFLFKNIYMFGIAYLQMRFTYAKQNYYASALMRLYLSKPYLYHVEKNSAELIRNVVGNVQNIFSVMVVNAFSLITEIFIIVSIWVMLVYVDAFLAIIVVFFLLIVIYSLVKSIKKRLTEQGEIQQKYSLEAYKNLNQALGAVKETKVLGKEEYFANQFSLAFTAFNKANNNYNLINQLPRFCIETIIILGILILIFYKISNGQNSSQIVPILSLLALAAFRLMPSANRIVAQYNTVRFYMPSLDTVYKDFMQIKSEKIIFSDKVLKEYFFENLKIEKLEFIYPQNKEKVLKEVSFEINKGNFVGIIGESGAGKTTFVDILLGLLEPASGKITVDGVDVFQDIRSWQKILAYVPQSIYLVDGTIRENIALGEETEHIDEAMVWQALKMAELDEFVQKLPEGLATKVGERGVKLSGGQRQRIGIARALYSKPQVLILDEATSALDSQTEQNITETILKLKGQLTIIAIAHRLSTLEKCDFKVEFKDGYATVVK; encoded by the coding sequence ATGAGTTTGATTGGGAAAATTCTCAGCATTTTTAATCGACGTGAACAGTGGCAGTGTTTTGGTATTATAGTTTTGACCTTAATTGGGGCGGTATTTGAAGCTGTAGGTATTAGTGGGATTTTGCCATTGGTATCAATGTTAGCGGATGAGAATTTTATTAGTAAATATCCTCAGGCACAGAATTTATTTGCTCAAGTCGGTTTAACAGAACCTAGGGAAATATTACTGGCTTGCACTTTTGGTTTGATGGGTTTCTTTCTTTTTAAAAATATCTATATGTTTGGCATCGCCTATTTGCAAATGCGCTTTACTTATGCAAAACAAAACTATTATGCTAGTGCCTTGATGCGCCTATATTTGTCGAAACCTTATCTGTATCATGTAGAGAAAAACAGTGCAGAATTAATTAGGAATGTTGTAGGAAACGTGCAAAACATTTTTTCTGTAATGGTAGTAAATGCTTTTTCGTTAATAACAGAAATATTTATAATAGTTTCAATTTGGGTAATGTTAGTTTATGTAGATGCATTTTTAGCAATTATAGTTGTTTTTTTCTTACTAATAGTCATATATTCTTTGGTTAAAAGTATAAAGAAACGATTAACCGAACAAGGAGAAATACAGCAAAAATACTCTCTTGAAGCTTATAAAAACTTAAATCAAGCATTGGGTGCAGTTAAAGAGACTAAAGTTTTAGGAAAAGAAGAATATTTTGCTAATCAATTTTCACTGGCTTTTACTGCCTTTAATAAAGCAAATAATAATTATAATTTAATAAATCAATTGCCAAGATTTTGCATAGAAACAATAATTATACTAGGGATTCTAATACTTATTTTTTATAAGATATCAAATGGACAAAATTCTTCACAAATAGTACCAATATTAAGTTTGTTAGCTCTAGCAGCATTCAGGTTAATGCCATCAGCAAATAGAATAGTGGCTCAATATAATACGGTACGTTTTTATATGCCGTCGCTAGACACAGTGTATAAAGATTTTATGCAAATAAAATCTGAAAAAATTATTTTTAGTGATAAAGTACTAAAAGAATATTTTTTCGAAAACTTAAAAATAGAAAAATTGGAATTTATTTATCCGCAAAACAAAGAAAAGGTATTGAAAGAAGTATCTTTTGAAATAAACAAGGGGAACTTTGTAGGCATAATTGGTGAAAGTGGGGCTGGGAAAACCACTTTTGTAGATATTTTGTTAGGCCTTTTAGAACCAGCAAGTGGGAAAATAACTGTAGATGGCGTAGATGTTTTCCAAGACATAAGAAGCTGGCAGAAAATCTTGGCCTATGTACCGCAGAGCATTTATTTAGTGGATGGAACAATTAGAGAAAATATTGCTCTAGGCGAAGAAACAGAACATATAGATGAGGCAATGGTTTGGCAGGCACTAAAAATGGCAGAACTGGATGAATTTGTGCAAAAGTTACCAGAGGGGCTAGCAACAAAAGTTGGTGAACGGGGTGTAAAGCTATCAGGGGGACAACGACAAAGAATTGGGATTGCCAGAGCCTTGTATAGTAAGCCACAGGTGTTGATTTTAGATGAGGCTACTAGCGCTTTAGATAGTCAAACTGAGCAAAATATTACCGAGACAATTTTGAAACTTAAAGGCCAGTTGACGATTATCGCAATTGCGCATCGCTTAAGTACGTTAGAAAAATGTGATTTTAAAGTGGAATTTAAAGATGGTTATGCAACAGTTGTAAAATAA
- the pseB gene encoding UDP-N-acetylglucosamine 4,6-dehydratase (inverting), with protein MFNNKNILITGGTGSFGKEFIRTLLKKYSPRKVIVFSRDELKQFEMSQTYNQDCMRYFIGDVRDEARLKQAMYGIDYVVHAAALKQVPAAEYNPMECIKTNINGAQNVINAAIVCKVKQVIALSTDKAANPINLYGATKLASDKLFVAANNIVGDRPTRFAVVRYGNVVGSRGSVVPFFKKLIAAGAKEIPITHPAMTRFWLPLQQGVDFVFKSFERMQGGEIFVPKIPSMRVTDLAEAIAPGIPQTIIGIRPGEKLHEIMCPLDAYYLTLEFHDHYVIKPTINFGREINYEINKLGEQGKLVPENFEYNSGTNEHFLTVEELRGLE; from the coding sequence TTGTTTAATAATAAAAATATTTTAATTACAGGTGGTACAGGATCCTTTGGTAAAGAGTTTATCAGAACGCTATTGAAAAAATATAGTCCCAGAAAAGTTATAGTTTTTTCGCGGGATGAGTTAAAACAATTTGAAATGAGCCAAACCTATAATCAAGACTGTATGCGCTATTTTATCGGTGATGTGCGCGATGAAGCACGGCTGAAACAAGCAATGTACGGTATAGATTATGTAGTGCATGCCGCAGCTTTAAAGCAAGTTCCAGCCGCAGAGTACAATCCGATGGAGTGTATCAAAACCAATATTAACGGGGCTCAAAATGTAATTAACGCTGCAATTGTCTGTAAGGTAAAGCAAGTTATTGCCTTATCAACCGATAAAGCTGCCAATCCGATAAATTTGTACGGTGCCACGAAACTAGCGTCTGATAAATTATTTGTGGCGGCTAATAATATTGTAGGCGATCGGCCGACTCGTTTTGCTGTGGTTAGATATGGCAATGTGGTTGGTTCTAGAGGTTCGGTAGTACCATTTTTCAAAAAATTAATAGCCGCAGGTGCTAAGGAAATTCCGATTACTCACCCAGCAATGACCCGCTTTTGGTTGCCGCTACAGCAAGGGGTCGATTTTGTGTTTAAAAGCTTTGAAAGAATGCAAGGCGGTGAGATTTTTGTACCGAAAATTCCTTCGATGCGGGTAACGGATTTGGCAGAAGCAATTGCTCCAGGCATCCCCCAGACAATTATCGGTATTCGACCTGGGGAAAAGTTACATGAAATTATGTGTCCGTTAGATGCTTATTATTTAACCTTAGAGTTTCATGATCATTATGTTATCAAACCGACAATTAATTTTGGCCGAGAAATTAATTATGAAATCAACAAATTAGGCGAACAAGGAAAGTTAGTGCCAGAGAATTTTGAGTATAACTCGGGGACTAATGAGCATTTTCTCACAGTAGAGGAGCTAAGGGGGTTAGAATAG
- the pseC gene encoding UDP-4-amino-4,6-dideoxy-N-acetyl-beta-L-altrosamine transaminase has product MIPYGRQSINNKDIEAVLAVLQSDFLTQGPAVEQFEQAVASYVGAKYAVAVGNATQALHIACLAAGLTDADVLWTTPNTFVASANCARYVGAQVDFVDICPKTYNLSVSELQKKLESAEVLPKVVIPVHFAGQACAMQELAELAKQYNFKVIEDASHAIGGEYLSGKIGNCKFSEMTVFSFHPVKIITTAEGGMVTTNSKELYEKLKLYRSHGITRDAELLLDKEVGPWYYEQQLLGFNYRMTDMQAALGFSQLQRVDIFVAKRRELVARYNELLQELPLIRPYQAPEANSAWHLYVICLQLEKLSKTKRQIFEELRAAGINVNLHYIPVHTQPYYQALGFKWGDFPKSESYYQAAITLPLYYDLSYEQQNEVVACLKEILR; this is encoded by the coding sequence GTGATACCTTATGGCAGACAAAGTATTAATAACAAAGATATCGAAGCGGTACTCGCAGTATTGCAATCAGATTTTTTAACTCAAGGACCAGCAGTAGAACAGTTTGAGCAGGCGGTAGCTAGCTACGTGGGCGCAAAGTATGCTGTGGCAGTGGGTAATGCCACGCAAGCTCTACATATTGCCTGTTTAGCCGCAGGTTTGACGGACGCAGATGTATTGTGGACTACCCCAAACACCTTTGTGGCATCAGCGAACTGTGCTCGTTATGTAGGCGCACAAGTAGATTTTGTAGATATTTGTCCTAAGACTTATAACCTGAGTGTAAGTGAACTACAAAAGAAATTAGAAAGTGCAGAAGTACTACCTAAAGTAGTTATTCCTGTGCATTTTGCTGGACAAGCCTGCGCGATGCAAGAGCTAGCAGAACTTGCTAAGCAATATAACTTTAAGGTTATTGAAGATGCCTCACATGCAATTGGTGGGGAATATTTGAGTGGTAAAATTGGTAATTGTAAATTTTCAGAGATGACAGTATTTAGTTTTCATCCAGTTAAAATTATTACAACAGCCGAAGGTGGGATGGTTACTACTAATAGTAAAGAGCTGTATGAAAAGTTAAAGTTATATCGCTCACATGGGATAACTAGAGATGCGGAACTATTGCTAGATAAAGAAGTTGGCCCATGGTATTATGAACAACAATTATTAGGGTTTAACTATCGAATGACGGATATGCAAGCAGCATTAGGTTTTAGTCAATTACAAAGGGTGGATATTTTTGTAGCTAAAAGACGGGAGTTGGTGGCTCGTTACAATGAGCTACTACAAGAACTACCACTAATTAGGCCATATCAAGCACCAGAGGCGAATTCGGCTTGGCATTTATATGTAATTTGCTTACAGCTCGAGAAACTTAGCAAAACTAAAAGACAAATATTTGAAGAACTGCGCGCAGCAGGTATAAATGTAAATTTACATTATATTCCCGTACATACTCAACCATATTATCAAGCACTAGGTTTTAAGTGGGGGGATTTTCCCAAAAGTGAAAGTTACTATCAAGCCGCAATAACATTGCCGCTATATTATGATTTGAGCTATGAGCAACAAAATGAGGTAGTTGCTTGTTTGAAGGAAATATTAAGGTAG
- the pseF gene encoding pseudaminic acid cytidylyltransferase codes for MSNLAIITARGGSKRIPRKNIKDFCGKPIIYYSIKAAVESGIFSEVMVSTDDQEIADYALQCGAKVPFMRSAVTANDYATTAEVLIEVLAEYKMRGREFDIACCIYPTAPFITAEKLKISYKKLLEKQADSILPVVRFSFPPQRAFVIENRKLCYKWPENRNTRSQDLEPFFHDSGQFYMFCVSRFLETKSLIMENTIHHEVSELEVQDIDNIEDWKLAEIKYQILKSKENI; via the coding sequence ATGAGTAATTTAGCTATTATTACCGCTCGTGGTGGTAGCAAAAGAATTCCACGCAAAAATATTAAAGACTTTTGTGGCAAGCCAATAATTTATTATTCCATAAAAGCGGCAGTAGAAAGTGGTATATTTTCAGAAGTAATGGTGTCAACTGATGATCAAGAAATTGCTGATTATGCATTGCAATGTGGCGCGAAAGTGCCTTTTATGCGCAGTGCCGTTACGGCTAATGATTATGCAACAACGGCTGAAGTTTTGATAGAAGTTTTGGCAGAGTATAAAATGCGAGGACGAGAGTTTGATATTGCATGCTGCATTTATCCTACAGCCCCATTTATAACAGCGGAAAAATTAAAAATAAGTTATAAAAAATTGTTGGAAAAACAAGCCGATAGTATATTGCCAGTTGTACGTTTTTCTTTCCCACCACAACGCGCTTTTGTTATTGAAAACAGGAAATTGTGTTATAAATGGCCAGAAAATCGAAATACAAGGTCGCAAGATTTAGAACCGTTTTTTCATGATAGTGGACAATTTTATATGTTTTGCGTGTCTAGGTTTTTAGAAACAAAGAGTTTGATAATGGAAAACACCATTCATCATGAAGTAAGCGAATTAGAAGTACAAGATATTGATAATATCGAAGATTGGAAATTAGCAGAAATAAAATATCAAATCTTAAAAAGCAAGGAGAATATATAG
- a CDS encoding pseudaminic acid biosynthesis-associated methylase: MSTYKTEQEEFWAGEFGNDYVERNKSQELLSTKLALFSKILQSTEKIDSCLELGANIGLNLRAIGLLLPKIKMTAVEINKNAAEECRKNPQVTVYEQSILDFSSSEKWDMTFTAGVLIHLNPDELNKVYDILYNNSNRYILVSEYYNPSPVEVEYRGNSQKLFKRDFAGEIMNRFSDLKLIDYGFIYHRDNVFPGDDLTWFLMEK, encoded by the coding sequence GTGAGTACATATAAAACAGAGCAGGAAGAATTTTGGGCAGGCGAATTTGGGAATGATTATGTAGAGAGAAATAAAAGCCAGGAATTGCTAAGTACTAAACTGGCTTTATTTAGCAAGATTTTGCAATCAACGGAAAAAATCGATTCTTGTTTAGAACTAGGAGCCAATATAGGTTTAAATTTGAGAGCGATAGGTTTACTGTTGCCAAAAATAAAAATGACTGCAGTTGAGATAAATAAAAATGCAGCAGAGGAATGTAGGAAAAACCCTCAGGTAACAGTATATGAGCAGTCAATATTAGATTTTTCATCTAGCGAAAAATGGGATATGACATTTACTGCAGGTGTGCTGATACATTTAAATCCAGATGAGTTAAATAAAGTCTATGATATTTTATATAATAATAGCAATAGATATATTTTAGTTTCAGAATACTATAATCCTTCGCCAGTAGAAGTGGAGTACCGAGGGAATAGCCAGAAACTTTTTAAACGAGATTTTGCAGGAGAGATAATGAATCGTTTTTCTGATTTAAAATTAATTGATTATGGTTTTATTTATCATAGAGACAATGTTTTTCCAGGTGATGATTTAACATGGTTTTTAATGGAAAAATAG
- the pseG gene encoding UDP-2,4-diacetamido-2,4,6-trideoxy-beta-L-altropyranose hydrolase, with protein MKVAIRVDSSLLMGTGHLMRCLTLAKQIKSQIQAHIVFISRDLEKNLNYLVEKQGFTLYVLPKKTSHKQLTGYEQWLTVKQQEDAKEVKDFLQKQQVDLLIIDSYAIDYKWENIVRPLVKKIMVIDDLANRKHDCDVLLDQNYYADMKLRYQSLVPKYCNQLLGPEYALLREEFYIAKKTLRKRSGIIKNILVFFGGSDPSNETGKTLEALIQLKTTDIAINVVVGASNPHKDSLKLICDINNFNYLCQVSNMAQLMAEADLAIGAGGTTTWERCFLELPSIVVAIAKNQVRLCEEAAKAGVITFLGVKECVTAKIIANELAKLQNKLLEKPKTLNNKKIPIKNFL; from the coding sequence ATGAAAGTTGCGATTCGGGTAGATTCATCATTGCTAATGGGAACAGGCCATTTAATGCGCTGTTTGACTTTAGCAAAACAAATAAAATCTCAAATACAGGCGCATATAGTATTCATTTCACGTGATTTAGAAAAAAATCTTAATTATCTGGTAGAAAAGCAAGGTTTTACGCTATATGTTTTACCAAAAAAAACAAGTCATAAACAATTAACTGGTTATGAACAATGGCTTACGGTAAAGCAACAAGAGGATGCGAAAGAGGTAAAAGATTTTTTGCAAAAGCAACAAGTAGATCTACTTATAATCGATAGTTATGCTATCGATTATAAGTGGGAAAATATAGTTAGACCACTTGTGAAAAAAATTATGGTAATTGATGATTTGGCAAATCGCAAACATGATTGTGATGTTTTATTGGATCAAAACTACTATGCTGATATGAAGTTAAGATATCAAAGTTTAGTGCCTAAATATTGTAACCAATTACTAGGTCCAGAGTATGCACTCTTGCGAGAAGAATTTTATATTGCCAAAAAAACGTTAAGGAAAAGAAGTGGAATAATTAAAAATATTTTAGTTTTTTTTGGCGGCAGTGATCCGAGTAATGAAACTGGTAAAACATTGGAAGCTTTGATTCAGCTAAAAACAACTGACATTGCTATAAATGTAGTAGTTGGTGCGAGTAACCCTCATAAAGATAGTTTAAAGTTAATTTGCGACATAAATAATTTCAATTATCTATGTCAAGTAAGTAATATGGCGCAACTGATGGCGGAAGCGGATTTAGCAATAGGTGCTGGCGGCACGACTACGTGGGAAAGATGTTTTTTAGAATTACCAAGTATTGTTGTAGCCATAGCTAAAAACCAAGTTAGATTATGCGAAGAAGCCGCAAAAGCAGGAGTAATAACATTTTTAGGGGTTAAGGAATGTGTTACAGCTAAAATAATAGCAAATGAGTTGGCCAAATTACAAAACAAGCTTCTTGAGAAACCTAAGACATTAAATAACAAGAAGATTCCCATAAAAAATTTTTTATAA